From Pantoea sp. Ep11b, the proteins below share one genomic window:
- the ppa gene encoding inorganic diphosphatase, translated as MSLNQVPAGKDLPEDIYVVIEIPANADPIKYEVDKESGALFVDRFMSTAMFYPCNYGYINNTLSLDGDPVDVLVPTPYPLVPGSVIRCRPVGVLKMTDESGEDAKLVAVPHTKLSKEYDHIKDVNDLPELLRAQITHFFEHYKDLEKGKWVKVDGWDNAEAAKAEIISSYERAQKK; from the coding sequence ATGAGTTTGAACCAGGTGCCAGCAGGTAAAGACCTGCCAGAAGATATCTACGTTGTCATTGAGATCCCAGCGAATGCTGATCCGATCAAATATGAAGTTGATAAAGAGTCTGGCGCCCTGTTTGTAGACCGTTTCATGTCTACCGCGATGTTCTATCCGTGCAACTACGGCTACATCAACAACACCCTCTCTCTGGATGGTGACCCGGTTGACGTACTGGTTCCAACCCCGTATCCACTGGTTCCAGGCTCAGTGATCCGCTGCCGTCCGGTTGGCGTGCTGAAAATGACCGACGAGTCTGGCGAAGATGCCAAACTGGTTGCCGTTCCGCACACCAAGCTCTCTAAAGAGTACGATCACATCAAAGATGTGAACGACCTGCCAGAACTGCTGCGCGCCCAGATCACCCATTTCTTTGAGCACTACAAAGATCTGGAAAAAGGCAAATGGGTGAAAGTGGATGGCTGGGACAACGCCGAAGCGGCTAAAGCCGAAATCATCTCCTCTTACGAGCGCGCTCAGAAGAAATAA